The Caldalkalibacillus uzonensis genome contains the following window.
TACCGCTGCAGCAAGATGCAGATTGGCCAGCAAGCCGATGCCATTGGACCAGGTATGGGGACTAAACCAGGCACCACTACCTTGCACAAGATCAGCAATTTTCTTCACCTGTGTAATCCCTCCCGCCAGGGCAACATCCGGCTGATAAACGTCAAGGACATGATGTTTATTCATCTCTCTAAAGTCATACCAATTACGGTTCATTTCTCCACCCGCTATACGGAGGCTCACCATTTCCCGCAGCTTGGCCATCAGTTCAAAATGGTGTGAGGGCAGGGGCTCTTCAAGCCAAAAAACATTTAATTGTTCAAGTTCCTTGGCAACCTGGCAGGCCATTTTCAAATCCCAAGTCCGCTCAACATCCCATGGCATTTTCCAGCCCTGGTTGGCATCAACCATAATGTCAAGCTTGTTACCCACTGCTTTTCTAACCGCTTCGACTACCTTAAGATCTTCTCTCACATCTTCATGATGGAAGCGAATCTTCATTGCTTTAAATCCTTGCTCAACTAACAACTGGGCACGCTCAGCCCTTTCTTCCGGTGAGACAATTTCACCGGTTGAAGCGTAAGCAAGTAATTTATTTGAACGTCCCCCAAGCAGTTTATAAACGGGCTGACCCGTTGCTTTTCCAATCAAATCCCATAAGGCCAAATCAAGGGGCCAGCACCGTCCATAGTGGAAATTGATATTGTCAATCACCTGCACATGACGCTCAATGGCAAATGGATCCTGGCCGATAAAAAGGTGTTCATGTCCTTCGAATCCAACCATTAAATCTCCAGAACCAATGCCCGTGAGACCTTCATCTGTGTGCACATAGACAATGGTTGTGGCAAACTTTCTGCGCGGTTCAGGATCCCACGCCGCTTTAAACGGAGGCTCTAGCGGAAGCAGATAGTGCTTGATCTCAACCGATGTAATTTTCATCTCAACCTTCCTCCCTGAAAAGTTACTCCAATCTTCATGCGCTTATAGATTTGCAAAAATGATGCCAAAGACAAAAATCCCTTTCTGGCAATCATTGATTGAATGGGAACATCAAAAGTGTGTGAAGATTCAACACTTTTGCTGTGTG
Protein-coding sequences here:
- a CDS encoding mandelate racemase/muconate lactonizing enzyme family protein, producing the protein MKITSVEIKHYLLPLEPPFKAAWDPEPRRKFATTIVYVHTDEGLTGIGSGDLMVGFEGHEHLFIGQDPFAIERHVQVIDNINFHYGRCWPLDLALWDLIGKATGQPVYKLLGGRSNKLLAYASTGEIVSPEERAERAQLLVEQGFKAMKIRFHHEDVREDLKVVEAVRKAVGNKLDIMVDANQGWKMPWDVERTWDLKMACQVAKELEQLNVFWLEEPLPSHHFELMAKLREMVSLRIAGGEMNRNWYDFREMNKHHVLDVYQPDVALAGGITQVKKIADLVQGSGAWFSPHTWSNGIGLLANLHLAAAVSHCPYLEFPYDPPVWSVDRRDFVQQEPLMIDSDGYLIVPEKPGLGIELNEEALKKYEINHVYVGEE